Proteins encoded in a region of the Flammeovirga yaeyamensis genome:
- a CDS encoding PD-(D/E)XK nuclease family protein, which yields MKTYPSPFLLEVARNVYQQHKNELTKIIVVLPSRRACMYFKQYFGSVIDQLTIAPQIISMEGFAELFSQLLKADDVTLLFELFKVYREKDKDLKIEEFVHLGKSLLSEFKMIDNNLNEKEVDEMFEHLNEIKLLEDWAQGLGDEEKEDLKNNWREGKTSMTEFLIFWQRLADSYATFKKSLLSKGLAYGGMLFREALTNLEARMEELEIEKVIFAGFSQMSGVEQEIVQKLNDLGKGQTYFDADKRYLDKSINHEAGYYLRKYVNGFGAQHPHFAIDQFNTHDKVVGFKSVSSTVGEVKLAGEWLTSLLSTEKDKLEFSQTLNHTAILLPDESLLPALLKSLPDITFEDGKTLAEYTNITMGVSFDTTPLFDLIKVIFKMKERVEEKDKKAYFYFKDVQNILRHPFFNSNYREIDQIASSILDDIVNKNFINIPLDYLVDASGDMEIFKVVFRPWKNNYKDIIKNFIDLINALLRMMKSSINSVGEEEVKISDSIYSYEQELLSILFEHLKHLNKVIEDSKIELSTSPFKTLLLELLRGTKVPFTGVPIAPLQIMGMLESRALDFKNVLILTCNEGMLPTKKSVEAIIPFDIRSNYGLPTYKDKNAAFAYTFYRLFHRSEHLMFSYLDANSGSDVGEQSRYLLQVKEEMMEDSGFRVKQIDDHQEAWLLAKADKTMSEPIKVSKSEELKESIITRLKKGVSPSSISSYIRNPLTFIDQKVIGLDESDDIEEDLDSRSFGNVVHTAMEWGFRRMAGLKDEYDPKKKEIQPSFVLRIDDFKKAIDDRPFIIQLIEDAAKKEKVELVKGQNLLLKSVAENIIVRFFKKQIVELEASESKAFGIVRLEEFINHNVTLDINGEKVELRLAGMADRIDVLDGKLRIVDYKSGSYVEAKMKPKDWEVFIDDVDYAKALQISLYSYLTKSAMGDPSNAHFHQMIRACNEVLAKEKVPTIDFSKDIDAGFYFFRKINDGLISCKLDGTFYGEEMDFLPKTEKWLELWGKHLLDTETLLEDVI from the coding sequence ATGAAAACCTATCCTTCACCATTTTTATTAGAAGTAGCAAGAAATGTCTATCAGCAACATAAAAATGAACTAACTAAAATTATTGTTGTACTGCCTTCTCGAAGAGCCTGTATGTACTTTAAACAATATTTTGGTAGTGTTATCGATCAATTAACCATCGCTCCTCAAATTATATCGATGGAAGGATTTGCAGAATTGTTCTCTCAATTATTGAAAGCGGATGATGTGACCTTATTGTTCGAACTATTTAAGGTGTATCGGGAAAAAGATAAGGATTTAAAAATTGAGGAATTTGTTCATTTAGGGAAGTCACTTCTTTCAGAATTCAAAATGATTGATAATAATCTGAATGAAAAGGAGGTAGACGAGATGTTCGAACATCTAAATGAAATAAAGCTTTTAGAAGATTGGGCACAAGGATTAGGTGATGAGGAAAAAGAAGATTTAAAAAACAATTGGAGGGAGGGGAAGACTTCCATGACTGAGTTCTTGATATTCTGGCAACGCCTTGCTGATTCTTATGCGACGTTTAAAAAATCGTTATTATCAAAAGGTTTGGCTTATGGCGGTATGCTTTTCAGAGAAGCACTTACAAATCTGGAAGCTAGAATGGAGGAACTTGAAATAGAGAAAGTCATTTTCGCAGGTTTCTCTCAAATGAGTGGGGTAGAACAAGAGATCGTTCAAAAATTAAACGATTTAGGAAAAGGACAAACCTATTTCGATGCTGATAAACGTTATTTAGATAAATCAATCAATCACGAAGCAGGTTACTATTTAAGAAAATATGTGAATGGTTTTGGCGCCCAACACCCTCATTTTGCTATAGACCAATTCAATACCCACGATAAAGTGGTAGGGTTTAAATCAGTGAGTTCAACGGTTGGAGAAGTAAAATTGGCAGGGGAGTGGCTTACTTCTTTATTATCGACTGAAAAAGATAAATTAGAGTTTAGTCAAACGCTAAATCATACTGCTATCTTATTACCCGATGAAAGCCTACTACCTGCTTTACTAAAATCATTGCCTGATATTACTTTTGAAGATGGGAAGACGTTGGCCGAATATACCAACATTACCATGGGTGTAAGTTTTGATACTACTCCACTTTTTGATCTTATCAAAGTGATTTTCAAAATGAAAGAAAGGGTAGAAGAAAAGGATAAAAAGGCCTATTTTTATTTCAAGGATGTTCAGAACATATTAAGACACCCTTTCTTCAATAGCAATTATAGAGAAATAGATCAGATTGCTAGCAGCATTTTAGATGATATTGTCAACAAAAATTTCATCAATATTCCTTTAGATTACCTGGTGGATGCATCGGGTGACATGGAAATATTCAAGGTGGTATTCCGACCTTGGAAAAATAACTACAAGGACATTATCAAAAACTTTATCGACTTGATCAATGCCTTATTGCGTATGATGAAATCGAGCATCAATTCGGTAGGAGAAGAGGAAGTAAAAATATCCGATTCTATTTATAGTTATGAACAGGAGCTGTTAAGTATATTATTCGAGCACTTAAAACATTTGAATAAGGTTATTGAAGATTCAAAAATTGAATTATCTACATCCCCGTTTAAAACATTGCTTTTAGAGTTGCTGAGAGGAACTAAAGTACCTTTTACAGGTGTACCTATCGCCCCGTTACAGATTATGGGTATGTTGGAAAGCCGTGCTTTGGATTTTAAAAACGTCTTGATTCTGACTTGTAATGAAGGAATGCTCCCAACAAAAAAATCTGTAGAAGCGATTATACCATTCGATATCCGATCGAATTATGGATTACCTACATACAAAGATAAAAACGCCGCTTTTGCTTATACTTTCTACCGCTTATTCCACCGTTCGGAACATCTAATGTTTAGTTATTTGGATGCCAATTCTGGAAGTGATGTAGGCGAACAAAGTAGATACCTGCTTCAGGTAAAGGAGGAAATGATGGAAGACAGTGGATTTAGAGTAAAACAAATAGACGATCATCAAGAAGCTTGGTTATTGGCAAAAGCAGATAAAACAATGTCGGAACCAATTAAGGTATCGAAATCCGAAGAGTTAAAAGAAAGTATCATTACTCGATTGAAAAAAGGGGTCAGTCCATCATCCATAAGTTCATATATCAGAAATCCACTCACGTTTATAGATCAAAAAGTAATTGGGTTAGATGAGTCGGATGATATTGAAGAGGATTTGGATTCTAGAAGCTTTGGTAATGTAGTGCACACTGCTATGGAATGGGGTTTTAGAAGAATGGCAGGTTTAAAAGATGAGTATGATCCTAAGAAAAAGGAAATTCAACCTTCTTTTGTTTTGAGGATAGATGATTTTAAGAAAGCTATAGATGACCGACCTTTTATCATTCAACTTATTGAAGACGCTGCCAAGAAAGAGAAGGTAGAGTTGGTGAAAGGTCAAAACCTTTTATTAAAATCGGTTGCTGAGAATATCATCGTACGCTTTTTCAAAAAACAGATCGTGGAATTGGAGGCATCCGAATCGAAAGCTTTTGGAATTGTTCGATTGGAGGAGTTTATCAATCACAATGTCACATTGGATATAAATGGAGAAAAAGTAGAGTTACGTTTGGCTGGTATGGCCGATAGAATAGACGTTTTAGATGGTAAACTAAGAATTGTAGATTATAAATCGGGAAGCTATGTGGAGGCGAAAATGAAGCCCAAAGATTGGGAGGTATTTATCGATGATGTGGATTATGCAAAAGCCTTACAGATTTCTTTGTATTCTTATTTGACTAAATCAGCTATGGGCGATCCATCAAATGCTCATTTTCATCAGATGATAAGGGCATGTAATGAAGTGCTCGCTAAGGAAAAAGTACCAACTATCGATTTCTCAAAAGATATTGATGCTGGATTTTATTTCTTCAGAAAAATCAATGATGGATTAATATCATGTAAATTGGATGGCACTTTTTACGGAGAAGAAATGGACTTTTTACCCAAAACAGAGAAATGGTTAGAACTTTGGGGTAAACACCTGCTTGACACAGAAACATTGCTTGAAGATGTAATTTGA
- a CDS encoding tetratricopeptide repeat protein codes for MILVFFLTNNEVNAQQKLPKLDEVDMLMTNLTVQLEITSGIDAMYNFDFKVAEGQFHWLKSHYPEHPLPYFLMGLCQWWKIVPNIENNTYDDQFFAYMDSAIYYAEAMYKEDKKNQEALFILAGTWAFEGRLHGERHHWTKATFSVRKALNYFDKLKEMPKTDLTPELLYGDGLYNYYVEWIKENYKMLRPVLWVFDSGDKELGIEQLETCGKEAFYTRIEAMYYLMKVHSSKGGKMIRALQISDYLHTKYPNNPYFHRYYARLLYYSGRYPQLFKVCKSLYDRVEEKQTGYEEMSGRYAAFFLGSYYRDYLGDRDSAEFYFKKAVQYVEEIKDFGSGYYHYSLAALARDAKKQKDYEAAENYYTKIQLYAVGRKDLLSEAKAFRKENKKRKKQERKNQK; via the coding sequence TTGATATTAGTATTTTTCCTCACTAATAATGAAGTGAATGCACAGCAAAAACTTCCAAAATTAGATGAGGTAGATATGCTTATGACCAATCTTACGGTACAGCTCGAAATTACTTCTGGTATTGACGCCATGTATAACTTCGATTTTAAAGTGGCAGAAGGACAATTTCATTGGTTAAAAAGTCATTACCCCGAACATCCCTTACCTTATTTTTTAATGGGTCTATGCCAATGGTGGAAAATTGTTCCTAATATTGAAAATAATACTTACGACGATCAATTTTTTGCTTATATGGATTCTGCTATTTATTACGCAGAAGCGATGTACAAAGAGGATAAAAAGAATCAAGAAGCACTTTTCATTTTAGCAGGTACTTGGGCTTTTGAAGGGCGTTTACATGGTGAAAGACATCATTGGACAAAAGCTACTTTCTCGGTAAGAAAGGCATTGAACTATTTCGATAAGTTGAAAGAAATGCCTAAAACCGATCTTACTCCTGAGTTACTTTACGGAGATGGGCTTTACAATTACTATGTAGAGTGGATCAAGGAAAATTATAAAATGCTTCGTCCAGTTTTATGGGTATTTGATTCTGGAGATAAAGAATTAGGAATTGAACAGTTAGAAACATGTGGTAAAGAGGCTTTTTATACACGTATAGAAGCGATGTATTACCTGATGAAGGTACATTCTTCTAAAGGAGGAAAAATGATTCGTGCCCTTCAGATTTCTGACTATTTGCACACGAAGTATCCAAATAACCCTTACTTCCATAGATATTACGCTCGATTATTATACTATAGCGGACGCTACCCTCAATTATTTAAAGTCTGTAAATCGCTTTATGATAGAGTAGAAGAGAAACAGACGGGATACGAGGAAATGAGTGGTCGTTATGCTGCTTTCTTCTTAGGGTCTTATTATAGAGATTACCTTGGTGACAGAGATTCAGCTGAATTCTATTTCAAGAAAGCGGTGCAATATGTAGAAGAAATTAAAGATTTTGGATCGGGATATTATCATTACTCTTTAGCTGCTTTGGCAAGAGATGCTAAAAAGCAAAAGGATTATGAAGCTGCCGAAAACTACTACACCAAAATCCAATTGTATGCAGTAGGTAGAAAAGATTTACTTTCAGAAGCAAAAGCGTTTAGGAAGGAAAATAAGAAGAGGAAGAAACAAGAAAGGAAAAACCAAAAATAG
- a CDS encoding LytR/AlgR family response regulator transcription factor, producing the protein MKYLIIEDEMYNAEMLELMVQTLRPDWQLVDKIDKVSTAIEWFSNQPNACDVIFMDIQLKDGISFSIFDKTQINQPIIFTTAFNQYAIQAFEVNSVDYLLKPIDENKLSKAIEKLEATITPSKSEDIDYQLILSAIQGEKKEYRKRFLIQGTQAYYKLDVNEIAYLKSESNITTAVLFSGKEYILNHTMESLESQLDPKDFFRVNRSCIVSIQSIKSFENHFGGKLAVFLTTNEQPEIMISRLKANTFKMWIDQ; encoded by the coding sequence ATGAAGTATTTAATTATCGAAGATGAAATGTATAATGCCGAAATGTTAGAATTAATGGTTCAAACGCTTCGTCCAGATTGGCAATTAGTAGATAAAATTGATAAAGTAAGCACAGCTATAGAGTGGTTCTCAAATCAACCCAATGCATGTGATGTTATCTTTATGGATATTCAATTAAAAGATGGTATTTCATTTTCTATTTTTGATAAAACACAGATCAACCAACCGATAATTTTTACCACTGCTTTTAATCAATATGCCATCCAAGCATTCGAAGTAAACAGTGTGGATTATCTTCTAAAGCCAATTGATGAAAACAAATTAAGTAAAGCGATTGAAAAACTTGAAGCGACAATTACCCCTAGTAAATCAGAAGACATCGATTACCAATTGATCTTATCAGCTATTCAGGGGGAAAAGAAAGAATATAGAAAACGCTTTTTGATACAAGGAACACAGGCCTATTACAAATTGGATGTCAACGAGATTGCTTATTTAAAAAGTGAATCTAATATCACCACAGCCGTTTTATTTAGCGGGAAAGAATACATACTTAACCATACGATGGAAAGCTTGGAATCTCAATTAGATCCAAAAGATTTCTTTAGAGTAAATAGAAGTTGTATTGTGAGTATTCAAAGTATTAAGAGTTTTGAAAATCACTTTGGAGGAAAGTTAGCCGTCTTTCTTACCACAAATGAACAACCGGAAATCATGATCAGCAGATTAAAGGCCAACACCTTCAAAATGTGGATTGATCAATAA
- a CDS encoding sensor histidine kinase has protein sequence MGLASNYGLLELMGGPPKGVNILTPFIAGTFFYVLLVESVIWIDKQLEKKIPFTPKNFRRRILSQLGYSSVSALIILCGLMLLIQFPNYERDTIIATVLFFLVSIIIFISISFIFILFRIINKGIEMISEVEKLKRDKVEMSYKALQDQLNPHFFFNNLSILKSLIVLKKEEEAKTFITNFSNISRYALQHSDWVTIQVKEEVEFVNQYTSIHQERAKDSIFLDIKLSEENLNKEIPPMTLQLLIENAIKHNIADKENPLKIEIFDEGNQLIVRNTLNEKQSAYSTKKGLENLKKRFGILVDKPILIDKSTTHFTVKLPLV, from the coding sequence TTGGGGTTAGCATCAAATTATGGATTATTAGAATTAATGGGTGGGCCGCCAAAAGGTGTAAATATTTTAACTCCATTTATTGCTGGAACATTCTTCTATGTTTTGTTAGTAGAATCCGTAATTTGGATTGATAAACAACTAGAAAAAAAGATCCCCTTTACACCAAAGAACTTTAGAAGAAGAATCTTAAGTCAGCTAGGATATTCATCAGTATCTGCCTTAATCATTCTATGTGGTTTGATGTTATTGATTCAATTTCCTAATTATGAGAGGGACACCATCATAGCAACTGTTTTATTCTTTTTGGTCTCTATTATTATTTTCATTTCCATCAGCTTTATATTCATTCTATTTAGAATCATCAATAAAGGAATCGAAATGATTTCTGAAGTAGAGAAACTAAAAAGAGATAAAGTTGAAATGAGCTACAAAGCACTTCAGGATCAATTAAACCCACACTTTTTCTTTAATAACCTAAGTATATTAAAGTCTTTGATAGTCTTGAAGAAAGAAGAAGAAGCAAAGACATTTATCACTAACTTTTCCAATATAAGTAGATACGCTTTGCAACATTCTGATTGGGTGACGATCCAAGTAAAAGAAGAGGTAGAGTTTGTGAATCAATACACTTCCATTCATCAAGAAAGAGCGAAGGATAGCATATTTCTTGATATCAAATTATCTGAGGAAAACTTAAATAAAGAGATCCCTCCAATGACTTTACAATTACTTATTGAAAATGCCATAAAACACAATATAGCAGATAAAGAAAATCCACTCAAAATTGAAATATTTGATGAAGGAAATCAATTGATAGTTCGAAATACACTAAACGAGAAACAATCAGCTTACTCCACTAAGAAGGGCCTAGAAAACTTAAAAAAGCGCTTTGGCATCTTAGTAGATAAACCTATATTGATAGATAAATCAACCACACATTTTACTGTAAAATTACCATTAGTATAA
- a CDS encoding TolC family protein, with protein MSNYKLMLYVLGWLMITSNVQAQETLSLEDCRAMALSHNRDLKTAALKIQEAEANYKLAKKAYLPSIEGSATGIMMPTLELDLFPGMSIPGGPSIPAIGVDKPSILTAGVFAVQPVYTGGKIKAVNAQAKLGKEMSQENYKLTYAQLVEKTDEAYWNVIAAKEGVKLTKTYVEMLDSLESQMDLMYSEGLLPLSEKLKVSVQKNQAELEQVKAENQVKLAKLFLSQIIGVEDESQFDFFDQLDFNEQQYNIQEGVETGLSQRSEIKLLENQVQISVLEQKSTKADYLPQVGVMAGGAYIYGNNGLDNIDPIGVVGGAVKIPIFHFKESKEKMTVARLKTQEAIHQKDNATEMISIEIRQIGYQLDENKRSIAIAQENIEQAEESLEETKVSFSSGLNTTTDVLQSQSELLKMQFELILALKNHEVLKTKWLRATGQIENPPIN; from the coding sequence ATGAGTAATTATAAATTAATGCTTTACGTTTTGGGGTGGTTAATGATCACCTCAAACGTTCAAGCACAAGAAACTTTGTCTTTAGAGGATTGTAGAGCAATGGCCTTATCTCATAATAGAGACCTAAAGACAGCTGCTTTAAAGATTCAAGAAGCAGAAGCCAATTACAAGTTGGCAAAGAAAGCTTATTTACCGAGTATTGAAGGTTCTGCAACTGGTATTATGATGCCTACTTTAGAATTGGATTTATTCCCTGGAATGTCTATTCCTGGAGGACCAAGTATCCCTGCTATTGGAGTAGACAAGCCAAGTATTCTTACTGCTGGCGTATTTGCGGTACAACCTGTATACACTGGCGGTAAAATAAAAGCGGTAAATGCCCAAGCCAAATTGGGAAAAGAGATGAGTCAGGAAAACTATAAGTTAACCTATGCTCAATTGGTAGAGAAAACAGATGAAGCCTATTGGAATGTAATTGCAGCCAAAGAAGGTGTAAAGCTGACAAAAACCTATGTGGAAATGTTGGACAGTTTGGAATCTCAAATGGACTTGATGTATTCGGAAGGTCTTCTTCCTTTAAGTGAAAAACTAAAAGTAAGTGTACAAAAAAATCAAGCTGAATTAGAGCAAGTAAAAGCCGAAAATCAAGTAAAATTGGCTAAACTCTTTTTAAGTCAGATTATTGGTGTAGAAGATGAAAGTCAATTTGATTTCTTTGATCAATTAGATTTTAACGAACAGCAATACAATATTCAAGAAGGAGTAGAAACTGGATTATCGCAAAGATCAGAAATAAAGCTTTTAGAGAATCAAGTTCAAATTAGTGTATTGGAACAGAAGTCGACAAAAGCAGATTATTTACCACAAGTGGGTGTTATGGCTGGTGGTGCTTATATCTATGGCAACAATGGTTTAGATAATATCGACCCCATTGGTGTGGTTGGTGGAGCCGTTAAAATTCCGATTTTCCACTTCAAAGAAAGTAAAGAAAAAATGACTGTAGCACGTTTAAAAACACAAGAGGCCATTCATCAAAAAGACAATGCTACAGAAATGATATCTATTGAGATACGTCAGATTGGGTATCAATTAGATGAAAATAAAAGATCGATCGCCATTGCTCAAGAGAACATCGAGCAGGCAGAAGAAAGTTTAGAAGAAACCAAAGTGAGTTTTTCATCAGGTTTAAATACTACTACTGATGTTTTACAATCACAATCTGAGTTATTAAAAATGCAGTTTGAGTTGATCCTCGCTTTAAAAAATCATGAAGTATTAAAAACAAAGTGGCTTCGTGCCACAGGTCAGATAGAAAACCCTCCTATTAATTAG
- a CDS encoding efflux RND transporter permease subunit: protein MLEKLLDQKALITSLLVAVLIGGVFSYLNIGKLEDAEIPIKSAIVITAYPGATQHEVELEVTDVLERGIMKLEHIDKVTSTSSAGLSVIQIDIQQNVDTDDLPQLWDHLRRKVKDVEMMLPQGAYTPIVNDDFADTYGMLYAITSEGYTLPKLQKYTELIEREILKVEGVRRSQIFGTQTESIEILFNQEKLAGMKINPMFIAMAMKNQSEIANAGNLDVDALSMRINVESKFNDIADVENLIIQIPQGGSFRLGDIATVKRGFFAPKREGVYFNGKQALALGFSNESGINVVELGDRLDQRMQELQEELPAGIQIKEIYSQPQRVEVAVNDFVFNLVISIAIVIVILLLAMGYRSGLLISSGLLFTILGTLIVMLTINLPLHRVTLAAIILAMGMLVDNSIVVADGILVDLKKGINPKLAFVSTAKKTAMPLLGATLIAILAFFPLAMAPHSAGEFLSSLFTVLVISLLLSWVFAMIQTPFMAKFFYRKEGNKRQEGQPTPYDNRIYKTFRGSLLYALKHNSAFLIGISIILIGSLYGMKYMRIDFMPKIPYDQFVVEYELPEGSNLNAVEKEMLEIEGDLKLIDDIKNITLSLGRPPARFTLMRPMSNGGSNYGEFIIETKTVESVHEVIPQVQQYLDDHYPHAHYRLLEYGASFEGSELSVEFRGPDPAVLRELGNQAKVILLNSEKSKNVTDNWGNKSKKITPEYSLEHAQRLGITRLDMGRSLQIQTEGIPIGALYEGKNQVPIVLKSKSTLDENIENIGSVPVWGERSQFSVPLAQVTDSIKVDLEDYAIKRKDGTRCLSVESDVKEGFTGVELMSDIKEDIEAIHLPHGYSITYGGMVGVQDDANKALFKYFPLAIGLIVIITIALFNNLKQSLIVFMMIPFAFVGVSIGFNITGMFFDFMAIIGALGLIGMIIKNAIVLLDEINIGLEEGKSRLDATVDAAMSRMRPVMMASMTTILGMIPLLSDPMFGALALTIMSGLLVGTLITLMVIPVLYAFMYRIEVK, encoded by the coding sequence ATGTTAGAAAAATTATTAGACCAAAAAGCACTGATCACTTCATTATTAGTAGCAGTGCTTATTGGAGGGGTATTTTCTTACCTCAATATCGGGAAATTAGAGGATGCTGAAATTCCTATCAAATCGGCGATTGTTATTACAGCTTATCCTGGTGCAACTCAGCACGAAGTAGAACTAGAAGTGACTGATGTCTTGGAAAGAGGCATCATGAAATTAGAACATATAGATAAAGTCACTTCTACATCATCAGCAGGATTGTCAGTAATACAAATTGATATCCAACAAAATGTAGATACAGACGATCTTCCTCAGCTTTGGGATCACTTGAGAAGAAAGGTGAAAGATGTGGAAATGATGCTTCCTCAGGGGGCTTACACTCCAATTGTAAACGACGACTTTGCGGATACTTATGGAATGTTGTATGCTATTACTTCTGAAGGTTATACCCTGCCGAAACTTCAGAAATACACTGAACTTATTGAGAGAGAAATCTTAAAAGTAGAAGGCGTTCGACGTTCTCAGATCTTTGGTACACAAACGGAATCGATCGAAATACTTTTCAACCAAGAGAAGTTGGCAGGTATGAAGATCAATCCCATGTTTATTGCTATGGCAATGAAAAACCAAAGTGAAATTGCCAATGCTGGAAACCTAGATGTTGATGCATTGTCGATGCGTATCAATGTTGAAAGCAAGTTTAATGATATCGCTGATGTTGAAAATCTCATCATTCAGATTCCACAAGGTGGATCTTTCCGATTGGGAGATATTGCGACCGTAAAAAGAGGTTTCTTCGCTCCAAAACGTGAGGGTGTTTACTTTAATGGAAAACAAGCTTTAGCATTAGGTTTCTCAAACGAATCGGGAATTAATGTAGTTGAATTAGGTGATCGATTGGATCAAAGAATGCAAGAACTACAAGAAGAACTTCCTGCAGGAATTCAGATTAAAGAGATTTATTCTCAGCCTCAAAGAGTAGAAGTGGCGGTAAACGATTTCGTCTTCAACTTAGTCATTTCTATCGCTATTGTAATAGTTATTCTATTGCTAGCAATGGGTTATCGTTCTGGCCTTTTGATATCGAGTGGATTATTGTTCACAATTTTGGGTACACTAATCGTTATGTTGACCATCAACTTGCCATTACATAGAGTCACTTTGGCGGCTATTATCTTAGCAATGGGCATGCTGGTGGATAACTCTATTGTGGTTGCCGATGGTATTTTAGTTGACCTAAAAAAAGGAATCAACCCTAAATTGGCTTTTGTGAGTACGGCTAAGAAAACAGCAATGCCACTTCTTGGTGCAACTTTGATTGCCATTTTAGCTTTCTTCCCATTGGCCATGGCCCCCCACTCGGCAGGTGAATTCTTGAGTTCATTATTCACCGTATTAGTCATCTCACTATTATTGAGTTGGGTATTTGCCATGATACAAACCCCATTCATGGCTAAATTCTTCTACAGAAAAGAAGGAAATAAGAGACAAGAAGGTCAACCTACACCATATGATAACAGAATCTACAAAACGTTTAGAGGATCCTTATTGTATGCTTTAAAACACAATAGTGCTTTCTTAATTGGAATCTCAATAATATTAATTGGGTCTTTATATGGAATGAAATATATGAGAATTGATTTCATGCCGAAAATCCCATACGATCAGTTTGTTGTTGAATACGAATTACCTGAAGGAAGTAATCTAAATGCTGTAGAAAAGGAAATGTTGGAGATCGAAGGAGATCTAAAACTAATTGATGATATCAAGAACATCACGCTTTCTTTAGGCCGTCCTCCAGCACGTTTTACATTGATGCGACCAATGTCAAATGGTGGTTCTAACTATGGAGAATTCATTATTGAAACAAAAACAGTGGAAAGTGTTCATGAGGTCATCCCTCAAGTACAACAATATCTTGATGATCACTACCCGCATGCACATTATAGATTATTAGAGTATGGTGCTTCATTCGAAGGTTCTGAGTTATCCGTTGAATTTAGAGGCCCAGACCCGGCGGTATTAAGAGAGCTTGGCAACCAAGCAAAAGTGATTTTACTGAATAGTGAAAAGTCGAAAAATGTTACAGATAACTGGGGAAATAAATCGAAAAAAATCACTCCTGAGTATTCTTTAGAACATGCACAAAGATTAGGCATTACAAGATTAGACATGGGTCGTTCTCTACAAATACAGACTGAAGGAATTCCAATCGGTGCACTTTACGAGGGTAAAAATCAAGTACCTATTGTCTTGAAAAGTAAATCGACTCTGGATGAAAACATCGAGAATATTGGCAGTGTTCCTGTTTGGGGTGAACGATCTCAGTTTAGTGTTCCTTTGGCCCAAGTGACTGATTCTATCAAAGTCGATTTAGAAGATTATGCCATCAAAAGAAAAGATGGAACAAGATGCCTTAGCGTAGAAAGTGATGTAAAAGAGGGATTCACGGGTGTAGAGTTAATGAGTGATATCAAAGAGGATATTGAAGCGATTCACTTACCTCACGGATATAGTATTACTTATGGTGGTATGGTAGGTGTTCAAGACGATGCCAATAAAGCTTTATTCAAATACTTCCCATTAGCCATAGGACTTATTGTTATCATCACTATTGCGTTGTTCAATAACCTAAAGCAGTCTTTGATTGTATTCATGATGATTCCATTTGCCTTTGTTGGTGTGAGTATCGGTTTCAACATCACTGGTATGTTCTTCGACTTTATGGCCATTATCGGTGCCTTAGGTTTGATTGGTATGATTATCAAAAATGCGATCGTGCTTTTGGACGAAATCAACATTGGTTTAGAAGAAGGAAAAAGTAGGTTGGATGCTACTGTGGATGCAGCTATGTCTAGAATGCGTCCAGTGATGATGGCTTCGATGACTACTATTTTAGGTATGATTCCATTGCTTTCCGATCCAATGTTTGGGGCACTCGCTTTAACAATCATGTCAGGTTTATTAGTAGGTACACTAATCACTCTTATGGTGATCCCAGTACTCTATGCTTTCATGTATCGAATTGAGGTAAAATAA